The nucleotide window ATGCTCAGCTGGACTATGGTGGGATCCGGATGTCTTTCCATAAGGAGTGGTTCACAGCAAACATCTCACTTGGATTTGACATTGACTTGAGACTGTGAGTCATTCAGAAGCAGGGTCTAAAGGGCACTGTTCCTCTTCACTGGGAagctgggagtgggggcaggCAGATTTTGGCCATTTGGGGAACCCAGATCTTTCTGCACCAACCTGGTTTCAAATCCTGGTTTCCAAACTCACTTGCTATGTAACCTCAAGcaagtcacttcatctctcttcacctctctgagccttggtttcttcagcTGAAATGTGGATGGCGATCACTGATAAGTGGAGACAGGTCATTTGCTCATTTAAACCTATGTGAGTTCCCTATAACgatctttaaaaagagaaacactttAATGATCTCATCacccttccctctgcctgttTAAACTGTCCTTTAACATTTGCTGCTCCCAAGGAAATGGAGGGCTCCACTAAATGATaaagatttttataataaaattaaatctccattttttaatttccaaagccCCCTcccagaaagtgttagtcactcagtcatgtctgactctttgccaccccatagactgtagcctgccaggctcctccgtccatgggatttcccaggcaagaataatggagtgggttgccattcctttctccaggggatcttcccaacgtaggaattgaacctgggtctcttggcTTGCGGGCAGattattttaccatctgagcaaccagggaagcccaaaggcccCCTAATCTAGTCTATTTAAAAGGATCTTTGGAAGCCACTCAGGCTAATAACATTTTTCTCCTTAATCACTGacaacaaaatttaacatccaggCACCGTGGAGCCCCACTGGGCTGGTTTGGCAAAACAGCCACTCTCCATATTGGCTGCTTTCTCCTCCTTCtactctttttctgtctcctgcccttccctctcctctgctGTCTCATCCCCAGGCCCTTCAATAACCATATCATAAAGACACACGAACGCATGAACCTCTCTGTGGAGTTCTGGCTGGAGAAAGATGAGTTTGGCCGGAGGGATCTGGTGATAGGCAAATGCCACGTGGAGCCCAGGAGTGTCCACACGACCTTCCTCACTGAGTAAGATCCCAGCCACCCCTTCCCAGGGCTGGGCCCCTTCCGGACCGGCACTGGCTTCGGTCACACGTCTCCACCAGCTCCTGGGAAAGCCCTAGACCGACCTCATGCTTTCCCCCAgatctcttcctcctcctgcatTCCCATCCTGGGGATGGCCCTGCCACCCTCCCAGAAGCCAgactcttcctccccctccccacaggccATCTTCACCAGGTCCCATCAGTGACCTCCTGGCAACCCTCACCTGCTCCCTCTCTTTCTATCCTCACACCCACTGGCCGGGCTCATAGTCCACTTTCTGAACCTCCTCCGGCTTTCCCTGACTCAGACCTCACTGCCTTCACTCCATTCTCCCCCTGCAGCAGGGAGATTTTCTGGTCTTCATTCTCCCCCAGCCCAGAAATCTGGTCTTGTTCCCCCCACCTCTGCTTCAAACTCTCCAGCGGTTCTCCAACACCCTCTGGATAGAGAGCAAACTCCTGGCTGTCACTCAAGGCCCTGCTTGTCCTGTCCCATGCCCCACTCTGTGGCCCTGTGCCCTCGAGCCTCTCAGGACTCCCTCCATCAGCATGATATATTTTCATCCTTAGGCCTACAcgcccctcccttctcctttaaAGCTCCTCCTCATCACTCAGCCAGTTGACAGATACTTGATGAgagcctactatgtgctaggcacggTGCGCTTACTGCTAGGGATACAGTAGTGAGCAAGATAGAAAAAAACAGATCTAAATGAAGATCTGTAAGCTGGCTGACCAAGTGAGTGAATCCCAACAGACTAGTGAGTCCCTCAAGGGCAAGATCTATGTCTGATTTCTCTCCATAATTCCAGATGGCTGAAAGCAACTAGGTCCTCAGTGTATGTCCGTTCATTTATTCATCAGATATTCACTGAATGCCTAGATCATGCCAGACATCCACAAAGAGGACTGTGGGGTGTGGCTACTGACCTGGTTCTAATCTAATCAGCacttaactagctgtgtgaccttgggcaaggcatATCATTTCGCCCTTCGACTACTGCTTACAGTGACAGCTCTCGTGTAGAGCTGGCTGAGGAGTCAATGGCTGTGAGATGCCCTCCACACACAGCCCTTGCCATTAGTGCTTCCTGTATTTATCTGTGCAATACACCCACCTCTCTTTCTAGAGCTATCCCACCAAAGGTGAATCCTTTTCTCCGCAACTTCAGAGATAACCTGGAAAAAGTTATCCCACATCTGATAGAAAGTCAGGTAAGTTTGAGAAAAAGGGTTTTCACCTTGGGCATCCCTGAGTCTGTGGGTCAGGGCATATATATTGGCATTTCATTGGAGAAATGGGTCTTTAGAACCTGGAAATCTCCATTAAAATGTTCAGTTTTGCCATCTACTGGCTGTGTCTTTAGGCAAGTGACTTAGcctccctggacctcagtttccccatctgtagcaTGGGAGCCATCACACTCTCTATTTCACAGAAAGTCACAGAGATTCAGGGGGACAAAGCAGAGTAGTGTGGTGCATGGCTCCTGGCAAATAGTTGGCACTCAATACAGGAGAGCCACTATTGCCATGATTCCTTGTTGAAATCCCATGGCTCCCAGCCACAAGCcttccagttttcttcttccaGTCCCTGGTCTGACCCTTCTTTCTGTCCTGGTGGCCCAGGTATGTCCTCTGATTGACGAGATACTCAGGCAGCTGGATGTGAAACTGTTGAAAAGTCTCATGGGTAAGTGAGCATCTGTGTCCCTTTGGTGGGGAGGACTGAAGATGGGCAAATGGACAAGAGAGCTGTCCCTGCTTCAGCTCCCATGGAGGCCTTCTGAGGGGTGCCTGCATGTGCTCTGAGGACACTCGGAGGTGAATGTGTGACCATGACCATCACTGTCCCCAAGTGAGGTGGGACAGTGGAGGGCACCCCTACCAATCAGGCTGTACCCCATCAAACCTCCAGGTCACCAGAGCTTCCCCCAAGATCTCCGCTCAATCCTTTAGGGAGCACTGACCCCCCTACCTGAGCTCACCTGAGCCCCAGTTGCAGACAAACAGATAAAGTTCCTGCCATCAGGGAACTCACTGTGAATGGAAGACACAAGAAGTGATTAGATATCGTTTGAAGAGTTTCAGTGCAAATGTTCCCAGCACTGGGCCTTGGTCATCATGAAAGGATGAGAGACCCCTTCAGTGTGGAGCTGGGGATTTGGGGGCAGACACCTGGTGACTGATTCTGCCTCTTCTCCTTACAGAACAGGATATTGCTCACAAACTCAACCAACTTTGAGTCCAGCCAACCTTCCATGAACCAGACTTGAGCACCCTTCAGCAGCCACTGATCCATTAGAGGGAAATAACACACTTGGAGACCTTAAGTCTCCCTTATGGTGGGACTTCTGATGCTCCAAAAACTTGTACCACAGGTTCTATGGACATCCTGTCCTCTTCCATAATAAATTCTAGCTCTGAAGAGTGCAAAAGGCCTTCTGCCTAGGTCCTGAGGTTTGGGTTCCAAAAGTCAGACCTGATGAAGATCCATCCTGAGACTGGATATGCCTGGGTTTGCTCATCAGCCCAGAAATGACACAGAAAACATCGTTTCTTATCCTGTAATTGGCAGCCAGTAGCCCCCATCCACAGATCTGCTCAACAGTGCAGGGAGGGTCCTGTTGAGGTTTCTCATCCTCTCATCCATTGAACCCATGTTTATTAAGCACCtgggttctctggtggctcagatggtaaagagtctgcccacaatgcaggagacctggatttgatccctgggttgggaagatcccctggagaaggaaacatcaacccactccagtattcttgcctggagaattccatggagagaggagcctggagggctatagtccatggggttgcaaagagttggacatgactgagcgactaacactttcactttattgagcatctaatatGTGCCAACCGCTCTGCTGGATTCCAAGGGAGTGAAGAATGGTGATAGAGTGGTAAAGTAGAAACATTGCACCAAAAAGATCTGCGTTCAAGTTCAATTCAACCCAATATGAAGTTCCGTGAGCATATGGACATGTGCATCAGGGCAGCCAGTGACCACACACCCCGTACCCGCCCCCAGCATCGGCCTGGCACATTTACTCGTGGTTAGATGCTGGGTAAGTCCTGGTCTTAGGACTCCCTGGCTATGTCAGGGACAAGGCACGTAACCTTTTGGTCTTCCTCCCCTGCAGAAAGGGGATAGAAATCTTgcaggacatggagcaacaggaGCCAGCACACGGCTGGAGGGAGGTGAGTCATAACTCCACTTCATAAAACTAGGTGGCAGCATCTCCAAAAGGGCAGCATATTCCTCCCTCTGACCCAAAATCCCGCCCCTAAGTACAGAAATACGTGTCTGTGGATCCCACAAGATCTGTCCAAGATTGCTCGTGGCAGCCATAGTCATAAGAGCCCCAAAGTGAAAACTCCCTAAGTGCACATCcaaaaaaaggataaatacaGTGGATAGATAATTAGCTTGTGGGAAGGTCACCAGCAGAATCCTCTACAGTAAAGAGAATTACCTGCACTCACTCAACTGCATGGATGGATCTCACACACCTAATAAAGCCAGGCTCCAAAACACGGATCTCCCATCTATGTGAAGCTACCACACAGCAGACCTAATCCATGTAGTCAGCAGTCAAGTTGGTGTTATCCTTGGGGAGATGCTTGGTGACTAGAAGTAGAGGGAGGGGCTCTGCAGGGCTGATGccattctgtttcttgatctgggtgctgATTTACAGGGAAGGCATTCAGTTTGTGAAAGTTCACTGAGCTATTCACTTATGTTCGTTTTTCCCATTTATGTTATAGTTTAaccaaaaatttttattttgaaaataaaaactatttaccCTGCAGGATATTTGCAGGAATACACAAAAGCAGTTGCAGTATGATTAACACGTGCTAGGTCCATGGGAAGTGCTAATTAAAAGTCATTTAATTTGTTGTTAATAAGTTGATTAATGActattcaattcttttttttttttttttagttgcaatgtgagaactcttagttatggcatgtgggacctagttccttAATCAGGGCTTGAACGTgggccccctgcatcaggagctcggagtcttagccactgggaccaccagagaagtccctcggTTCTTAAATATAGATTCCTGTCCTCCTCCACCCAAGGCAAGGAAGAGCATActgagaaataaagaggaaataacatACACACAATTAATAGCAGTAACACACACAGGACTCAGCATATGCCAAGCTTGGTGCTCAGAGCTTGCATCCAGCATCTCATCAAATCCTCACAGAAACCGCATGAAGTTCAAAACTGCTATCTTATTCAAAACTGCTCTCCTTACACAGCCAGGAAATGACCAAGCCAACTGCACTCAAGCAGCCAGACTCCAGAGCCCACATCTTTGACCACTGTGGATCCCCCACTTCAGTCTTCCCTCCCAACATTCCTGCACCCACCTACACACACCCTACACTTAGgggaaaatgatgaaatattCATTCAGCTTGAGgggaaaatgatgaaatattCATTCAGCTTGACTGACAAGCTCAAACAAGGAGGTGTCAACAGCTCAGAGATGAGAATAGGGCAAGCGATACTCACGTCTCCATCTTTCAACTCAGACTCCCTAATCCAAAATGCTTCACTGGGGATTTGCAACCCTAAACGCCCACGTTCACACAAAAGATTCCCCTTGACAGGCTTGAGTTTACGGGATATTCCTGCTCGTGATTCAGAGAGCAAACACGGGAGGGCTGGGCCTCATCCTCCAGCGAGACTGCCTGGTCCCTCGGTGAAAGTGGCTTTTGTCCACCTTTCTTCTGACCCCTGCCAGGAGTGCCTTTCTCAAGAGCCCTCCTCGGGTTTCTTgaattctgggttttgttttgttttgttttaaggttCACAGAGCTGTGGACTCATCGTGTTTTCTcctggaggagcttggtgcacaATGGACCTCTAATATGATACCGGGGTCTGGGGTAGGGGGTAATTGAAGCAGATATTCAGCCCCAAATACTCAGATGCTTGCTCCAACCCTGCCCGCCTATGCTTGTAACGACTTCCTCTCGCTTCCATACAGAGTTCTGGCTCCCAGGGGACAGAGCTAGCATCCCACTCCCAAGTTCTGGAGAGCAGACCTTgcacaattgaaaaataaaatgaactctgCCCTTTAAAAAGGGATCTCTTGATTCACAAAACAATGCCAGCAAAGACTCCCCAACACAATCACAGTCTGATATGTAGGATGAAAAGGGCACAATCTCCAGTTTGTGAGAAACACAACGAGGAGGCACTGACATCACCAAAGTGGAAAACACTGTCTTGAAATGTTAGCTGGGTGTCCGTCCACACTTCTTGATGCCTCATGACCCTTGTCCTGCTCGGGGCAGGGAAACCAGCCACACCGGTGCTTCCAGGAAGGGCAACTGCAGCAGAAGCTGAGAGAAGGCTTTTGAGTCTGCGAAGCCTGGGTCTCTGACAAAGCGTCAGTGACAAAGAACGGATGAGTGGTTGCCAGTTGCAGGGGCGGGAGGGAGTCgggagaagggaaggagtgaCTCTGAAAGGGCGGCATGAGGGTATTTTGGGGGTGATGGACATGTTCTGTAGTAACCTGATTATTATTGTGGCTACATAGAACTATTCATGTGTTAAAACTCATTGAATTATACACCCCCCCCAAAAGTCAATTTTACTGTaggttaattattttttaagcctgagtttttcattttcaaaatgtggGACATAGGAGAATAACATGTATATGACTATGTTATAGCATAGTCTAATGTATAGTCTAATGGTATCCATTAAGAATAGTATGCATATGGCTAATTGAAGCAAGGTTTCTTGCTCCCAGGACTAGAAAATCTCCCTGTTGGTGGAGTGTGTGAGAGtccaagagaaactgaagagcacATAATTGTCGTGGGTTCTGAGAAgtgtctcctgcttctccccaGGCAAACCTTGGCGTGAGAGGAGGGCCAGCAGAAACCCCAGGTCGAAGTGGGGGATTCCAGAATGGGCAGAGTCTGTGCCCCTATTCCCTTCCAGAGCCAGGAAAGATGGCTGGACCCCAAGGAGAGAGGGTCAACTGGAAGGTCATAGTCCAGACAGATGGGCTAAGGTCCTGCCCAAGGCCCAAGGAATCGCGACACAGAACACTTTTGGGTGTCCAGCAAAAGAGTAAAAAGTAAAGGCTAAATTTAAAGGGATGGAATTTCCCtgatgttccagtggttaagaatccacctgctaatgcagggaatGAAGGTTTaacccctagtcagggaactaagatcccacataccatggagcaactaagcctgcctgCAGCAACGACTGAGCCCATACCTGGCAATGAAAGTTCCCCCTGGCttcaaccaagacccagtgcagacaaataagAGGGaaggaatggggtgggggtgggagggaggttcaagacagaGGGGACATTAAGTATACCAGTGGTTGATTCGTgttgttttatggcagaaactaGCACGAtactgtaaagcgattatcctccgattaaaaataaaagagaaaatataatttaaaaagttaactcGAAGGGGCttttaggaagaaaggaaagcacaGCATTTAGGCATCAAGGGACTAAATGGGGTGTGGCTGTCTCTACATTTCCAGTCAAAACAAGGACAGGGCAGCCTCCTTCAGATGCCCTGGCACCAATAAAGCCCCtggaacagaaataaaatgccaGGGGGAAATGAGGACAGTTCTGTTATTCAGCAAAATGATACTTGAAATATTAAACTCTACATACAttagggggcgggggagggggaacaTGTAggggaagttccctggtggcctagtggttaggattcaatgCTGCCATTatggaggcctgggttcaatccctggtcagggaaccatcccacatgccatgtggtaagATGCAACcaaaatacaataaatgaaaaaataaagggattatgtatttaaaaagaaaaccatgtaGGGACTTaataatccaccttccaatgcaggaaacacgggtttgatccctggtctaggaaccaagatcccacatgcacagagcaactaagctcaagAACTGCAACTACCGACCTGCACAAtctggagcctgtgcaccacagccagagtccacacactgcaacaaaagatcccacatgatgcaactaagactcggcacagccaaacagatagtacattttttaaacttttttaactttaaaaaaaaaaaaaaacatgtaaacacATGAGCTTATGAACTGAACATAAACCCCCTCCTTAGACATTATCTCCACAGCCCTGTGAGGTAGATACTaactccccattttacagatgaggaaactgaggttcaaaggaTTGGagggacttgcccagggtcatagGATTTGAACCAGGGCAATATGTGCCCAAAGCCATCCCCTTTCTGCCGTAACACAAATGTAATTTCCTAGCTTGGCTGTTAGCTGTCCAATAACAAACTTGAATCTATTCCTTGACTTatctgcctctgtttccccaaAAGATAGTAACAATGTGACCCAGTCCAGAAGAGCTGTACCAAAATAGCATAAAAAGGGGGCCCCTCTGAGGGTGACTGTCAACACACAGGCTGTGGGAACAGTCTGGTATGTGCTTGAATGGATAACTGAGTTCAAAGCCACAGCCTCCTAGAGGCATCAGCCAGACTCACAGGAAGCAGGAGTAGCTCCTGTGATGGTCTGAAATGAAGGGAGGGCAGCACGGCTCACTCTTTACCAGGACATCAGACACGGGGGAGAATTCTGATTCCACGACTCACTCGCTGTTTGTTCCTCGGCAATAATCACCCTCTCTGAACCTTAGTCTCCTCTGACATTTGAGGTTCAACCATATCAACCAATCATGTCAAAGATGAAGTTCATGTATGGAAacatctggcacacagtaggtcctcaatAAATGTGCATTTCCTCCTTCACTGTCTGCTTTTGCTTATAAGGTGTTTGGTTCCACAAGACAAGAGCTGCTGTCACTGGACTAAGACCTGGAACTCCctgtgcctcatttttttttcatctgtaaaacagactCCAAAGACCCAAGGGGTGGGAACAAATTCTTCATACCTTCATTTGGGGACCGGGAGAAAAATGGATAAGGGTAGAGATCAGGATGCCACACAATCCCTCAGGCCTGGGACACTGGGTAGCCTTTTTCAGGTTATACAAGTGGGAGCATGACATTCACAGATGGAGGGATGCAAAATGGTCATAGCATACCCAAGCCATCCTCATTTCAGCCCAGTGATCAAGAGAAAGAACTGGAGCATGGATACCTGGGCCCCATGCCCACCGTGAGACTCTGGACTCATCGCCTCAGACTCCAAGCCTCAGGTCCCCCTTTGTAAAATGGATGTATTCATTCCCACCCCACACAAGGCTATGAGGATTCGTGAAGGGCTGGATGTGAAAAATAGCAATGCTGGGCCTGACATTTAGGCAGAGCTCCGCAAGCCTTAGCTGTTGTCATAGTTTTTATTGTGATTATTATCCGGTAGCTTGAGTCCTAATGACactgaccagggttcttggccttccttagtcaatagaaattgactacaGGCCAGACAATAAGTTCGGGAAGACTTTACTGGGGCCCCTGCTAACAGCAGGGGGAAGCGAAAATACGTAACAGGCTCCCTTGCTCCCTCCCCAAGGCGGGGCATTCTGGTTCCTTCTagggggtgagggtagggggtgTGTCCAAGGGTTGGGCTGGAGGGGGGCTTAAATGGTCTGCCCACCTTTTTGGTGGTGTTGGTGCAGGGGGTATGTGCGGTACCCAGCGTTTGCTCCCGACCACCGCCCCCCGGTTTTGGTTCTCAGCCTTTCAGAAGTGGCAGATGGGTTTAGGGTTTTTTTTATGTCGTGttgtccataatttgccccaactgcaaatgcatgcagttatttttagtcccttatagtttttttgtattttgttactCAAAGAGACATTTGTCCAGGAGTAAGCACTGCAGCAACTAACTCTGCCCTCATCTTCTCTGAGTCCTTGGGCACCTGTACCCACTGGGCCTCATGtcgggagccgcgttaggcattactgacaaaatgcaGGCAcggtccccagccccctctcctcattccgcaggcacggatcccgggatgaaggagttaggccttgtaattctcacttgtcttttcctctcctcagccgagttgactgaaaaggaatattaaggtgcttattggtCTTGAGAGGAGCACGAGAAGGTACAAAGCCTTCTGcggctgtgctcagaaaataattcataaagttaatcattgacatttgttcaaggacttttacaaaagagtgttccaggatgagcacataggcggtagcttgaggccatgggagggattgatatctgaagcctatttgtgaggagaatgtttatggcaaaggagtttactgaatttagggcttagaaataattaaaatagttagaagttaaacatttaagaaatcttgtaaagttagcatattttactatagcttatagaagttaggaatttttagagacactatagctagaagccttgttaagagatagtgagctcaggatgttaggggcaaacaggatttaggaagataagtagtaaactgaggaatgtagcatgagttacaatgtaatcacaagttaactataggtcGCATTAgaagaggtagataatagatgataagaatcattgaagcaggaactctgtttgaagagcaacaatgatttatggagacaataaatctgggagagggggaactgaaaatgtcaaacctctggcctaatgtttttgtaaaagtataaaagagaatctttaaCTtggaataaacaggcagtccatagaaaactgagaggctgtctcattggCCGACACCgtcatctcttcaggttgaaccCCTGATTGTTGGAATTGGACTCCGgcagcctcagtttccacctcGGCAAAGGAGGAGCAGCAACCCCTCCCTCCAGGGTTCAGTGAAGGTGTCTAGCTCCCAGCATGTGACTGTCATGCAACTGGGATTCAGAAGTCAGGAGACCCCCGCCCTGGAACCGAGGGGCGTCCCAGATGTAGGGAAATCAGAGATAATTCGATTCTTTTTCTACATTGGAGAtgagactttggccacctgatgcgaagagccaactcactggataagaccctgatgctgggaaagactgaaagcaggagaaggggacaacagaggatgagatggtcagatggcatcaccgactcgatggacatgagtttgagcaaactctgagagatggtgaaggacagggaagcctggagtgctgcagaccatggagttgcaaagagttggacatgactgagcgactgaacaacaacactgagactggtggcactagtggttaagaacccacctgccaaagaagGAGAGTAGAAaggtgggttcaatacctgggtcaggaagattcccctggagaaggaaatggcaacccactccagtattcttgcctggagaatcccatggacagaggagcctggagggctatagtccttggggtcgcaaagagtcgaacacgacttagcaagttAAACCACGATGAGACTGAGGTCCCTTCCAGGGCTCCAACAGCTGCCTCTCCCAGTGTTCCAAACGTAATCTTCAGGCCACCTTGGAGCAAGGGTTCCCAGCCTCAGCCCCACTAATGAAACCATGAAATCTTGAGTAACATCCGCATCTCATTTTTCTGTTTAACTTGTCAATCAAACAGCTTAACGGTCCCACCTACACTGTGACTGGCAATTATTTACTTTGGAGAGCCCTGAAAGACAGCAACAGATTGCCGAATTCTGAATCATCTATAAATCCATCTCCCCATCACTCATTTCCTGATT belongs to Bos indicus isolate NIAB-ARS_2022 breed Sahiwal x Tharparkar chromosome 13, NIAB-ARS_B.indTharparkar_mat_pri_1.0, whole genome shotgun sequence and includes:
- the BPIFA3 gene encoding BPI fold-containing family A member 3, which gives rise to MHSVWRLLVLLGLLALPSALHKPHQPGLAKTHTDSKSALARIIAQGLMKHNTEGRIQNIHLLDSLNASGKMAPGMVGWLIGSMSLHHHQEGSANITNAQLDYGGIRMSFHKEWFTANISLGFDIDLRLPFNNHIIKTHERMNLSVEFWLEKDEFGRRDLVIGKCHVEPRSVHTTFLTEAIPPKVNPFLRNFRDNLEKVIPHLIESQVCPLIDEILRQLDVKLLKSLMEQDIAHKLNQL